A window of Kribbella voronezhensis genomic DNA:
CGGCGGGATCGGTTCAGCCGGCCTGGGCCGCGGCCGCTTCGGACAGTAGCGGGATCGCACGGATCGGGCCGCTGAGCGTGAGCATGACGGCCGACAGCGCCATGATCCCGCTGAAAATGATCAGTGCGGTGCGAGCACCGGCATGGGCCAGCAGGATCCCGCCGAGTGCGGGGGCGAGCGGAGTCGTGGCGTTGGCCAGGAAGCCGATCGCACTCTGGGCCCGTCCCTGCATCCCGTCCGGCGTGATCATCACCTGATAGCCGAACAGCCCGGAGTTGAACGCGGGAACCAGGAAGATCGCCCCGGCGAGCAGAACGATCAGGATGACCGGGCGAGTCAGGAACGCGGTCGCCGCGAACGCCAGCGTGATGATCCAGGCCGCCACGATCCCCAGCCTGCCGGTTTTGAACCGGCGAAGCAGCGCCGGTGCTGCGACCGCGCCCAGCACGCCGCCGATGCCGATACCGGTCTCCAGCAACCCGATCGTCGAGGCGTGCACGCCTCTGCGCTGCAGATTGAGGATCAGCACCAACAGCGCCCCACCGGCGGCGAAGTTGATCAGCGTCGCGGACGCCGCCATCGCCCGGATGGCCGGTTGACGGACGACCCACTTGAGCCCGGTTCGGATCGCCCGCAGCATCGGCTCGTGCTTGTCCCCATCGGGCCGCGGTGCCGGCAGCCGACGGCGGATCGTCATCAGCATGAAGGTCATGAACAGGTAGGACACGGCGTCGAAGGCGATCGGCAGCACGCGGCCGACCGAGTAGAGCGCTCCGCCCAGCGGTGCACCGAGCAGCCCGGCGACGTGCTGGCGGCCCTCGTTGGCGGCCATCGCAGTACCCAGGTCCTGCGGTTCGACGATGGTGCGGAGCGCGGCATTCTGCGCCGGCATGAAGAACGCGTTGCCGGCGCCACTGCCGAAGGCGACGACGATCAGATGCACGATCGTCAGCCGATCAAGCCGGCCCGCGATCGCGACCGAGCCGTACAGCACGGTACCGACCAGACCACAGCTGACCAGCACCTTCCGCCGGTTGAGCCGGTCGACCAGCGCTCCCGCCGGCAGCGAGACCACCGTGCCGCCGAGCGCAGCCGCAGTACCGACCAGCCCAGCCTGAACCGGCGACCCGGTGATCGCCATCGCCAGCAGCGTGAACACGAACGAACTCATCGCCGTACCGAGCGAGCTGATGCTCTGCCCACTCATCAACCGGAGATAGTCCCCGTTGTGCAGCAGACGTCTGGGTCCGGCCATGCCGCGAGTCGGTCAGTCCTTCGGGCGTAGGAGGGGGCGGACGACTTCGCGGGCGTCGTGGATGCGGGACTTGATCGTGCCGAGGGGGGCTCCGACCTCGGCGGCGATTTCTTCGTAGGAGAGGCCGTAGACGTCGCGGAGGACGAGCGGGGTCACCATCTGCGGACGGTCGCGTTCGAGGGTTTCCAGGGCTTCGAGCAGGTCGAGCCGGGTGCCCGCGATGACGCTGGTGGTCCGCGGGTCGGGCTTCTCCATCTGCTCGGGGTTGTGGGCCGCCTGGGCGGTGCGCTTGAGCTTGCGGTACGTCGAGCGGGCCGAGTTCGCCGCGACCGAGTGCACCCAGGTGGAGAAGCTGCTGCGGCCGGAGTACGTGTGGATCTTGGTGGCGATGTTGAGCAACGCCTCCTGAGCGGCGTCCTCGGCGTCGGCGGAGTACGGCAGCACACTGCGGCAGATCCGCAGGACGCGGGGATGGACCTGCCGCAACAGGTCGTCCATCGCGTTCTTGTCACCGCCGGCGGCACGCTCGGCCAGGACGGCCAGCTCGTCGGTCGGGCTGCTGCTTTCGCTCATCTGCGCCTTCGTTGTCAGCGGTCCCCCGGGCGTGGGACTCCGAGTACTCCATAATGCCTTGTATGGGGGTCCCATCCAGACTAGGCCGGTACGTCGTGCGCCGACGCCTGGGCTCAGGCGGTTTCGCGACGGTTTGGCTCGCGTACGACGAGCAACTGGACGCGGAGGTCGCCGTCAAGGTGCTGGCCGACAACTGGGCGCACGACGACTCGGTACGCCGCCGCTTCCTCGAGGAGGGCCGGTTCCTGCGCCGGGTCGAGTCCGAGCACGTCGTCCAGGTCCACGATGTGGGCGAACTGGAGGACGGCCGGCCGTTCCTGGTGCTCACGTACGCCGACCGCGGCACGCTCGCGGACCGGTTGAAGAAGGAGCCGCTGGTCCTCGAGACCGCGGTCGGCGTGATCGTCCAGGTGGGTCGCGGCCTGCAGGCGCTGCACCGGCGCGGGTTGCTGCATCGCGACGTGAAGCCCGCCAACGTGCTCTTCCGCAGTACGGACGAGGGGGACAGGGCGGTCCTGTCCGACCTGGGCCTGGGCAAATCGCTGGACGAGGTGTCCAGGATCACGATGCCTGGCGGTACGCCGTCGTACGTCGCCCCTGAGCAGGCGATGGGGGACCGCCTCGACCAGCGAGCCGATCAGTACTCGCTCGGCGCTGTTGCGTACGCCGCGTTGACCGGCCGCTCGCCGCACCAGGTCGACGGTCTGGGTGCCGCCGGGCGCGTCCAGGCGCCGCCTCCGCCGAGCTCGCTGGGATTCGCCGTACCCGACCGGGTGGACGCTGCGATCGTGCGCGCTCTCGACCCCGACCGCGAGAAGCGCTGGCCCGACGTCGCCACCTTCACCCGCGAACTCGTCGGAGCTCTCGACGAGACCACCCAGCACTTCGTCACCCCCGTCAAGACCGCCTCGGCCGGCGTCGCCGACGTGCAAACCGAGCCGGCAACGGCTGACGCCGAGACCGCGACGGTCGACCCCGCCGGCGAGACCACCTCCCTGAGCGACTCGAACGCGCCGACCGTGATCAAACCCACCGACGACACCGCCGCAGCCTTAGCCACTCCAGCCGCCGGCGCACAAGCGTCAGGCACCGCGGGGGTCGGCACCGCCGACGCCACCGGCGCGGAAGCAGTAGTCGGCGCTGGCGCTGGCGCTGAGACGAGCACGGGAACCGGCATCGACGGTGGCGTCGGCACGATCGCCGGCACGGGAACCGGCGCTGGTTCCTCGGCTGCTGATCGCGCGAACGTCGCGTCGGCGCCTGTTGGTCTGCTCGGCACCCAAGGCACCGACCCGGTCGGCGCGACCGCTGCGCCGACGAAGCGACGGCGACGCGGTCGATGGGTTGTCGCCGCTTTGCTCGCCCTGATCCTCGGTGGCGGCGCGGGCTTCTTCGCGGAGCGGTACTACGAACCGCGTCGCGTCGTCCCCGTGACGCAAGGCAGTTTCACCGCGAAGGTGCCCAAGGAGCTGGCCGGCTTCGTGGTCCAGGGCAACTGGCGTCCGCCGGGCAGTCCGACCGATCGCCCCGCCTTCCGCGTCAGCCGGGACGACACCTGGACCGCGCCCGGAACCTCCACCCGCGGACTGTTCGTCGGAGTGATGCCGCAGGCAACCGATCCGGACAAGAAGCTGACCGGCGGGGCGCAGTACGGGTGCAACAGCGACAACGAGCTCACCAGGAGCAGCATCAACGGCTACGACGCCGTGGACAGGATTTCGACCGGCTGCCCCGGCGGGAATATGCTGCTCCAGCGAGTCGCGACCTTCCCCGGCGGCTACTCCCTGCTCGTCCAGGTGCAGGTGTCAGCGGCCGATCAGGCCCGCGCGCTCGCGATTGCCAATTCGATCTCCTACGCCGGTGATGGGAACTCGTGAGGATTGACGTCGAACGGCTCCGGCCGTCACCCGCTCTGCTCCAGTCCGGACGTCGTCGTTTCTACCGGCTGCGCTCTGTCGTGTTCCGGACCATCTGGCCGCGCTGACGAGATCGTCAGCCAGGTGAGCAACGCCGCGGCCAACCACAACCCGGCACCGATCCACGCCAGGTGATGCAGCCCGCGGACGAATCCCGCACTTGTCGCCGGGCTGCCCACAACCGCGCCGTACAAGGCGATTCCGAGCGCTCCGACGGCCTGGCGGGCAGTGTTGTTCACTCCGCTGGCGAAGCCGGCGCGATCGGCCGGCAGTGAGGCGATCGCCGCGCTGACGACCGCGGCGGTGAGGAACCCCATCCCGATGCCGAGTCCGAGCTCGACCGGTACGACGACGGCGTACGCGCTGCTGGGCCGCACCAGCAGCAGGCAAGCAGATCCTGCAGCCCCGAGCAGTAGTCCTGCCGTCATCGGCAGCCGTGGCCCGAGCCGAGCGGTGATCCGCCCGCTGACAGGCCCTAGTACCGCGAGGGGCGCGAACAACGGCAGCAGCTCCAGTCCCGCCCGCAGCGCCCCGTGCCCGAGCCTCTCTTGCAGGTAGAGAGT
This region includes:
- a CDS encoding MFS transporter; its protein translation is MAGPRRLLHNGDYLRLMSGQSISSLGTAMSSFVFTLLAMAITGSPVQAGLVGTAAALGGTVVSLPAGALVDRLNRRKVLVSCGLVGTVLYGSVAIAGRLDRLTIVHLIVVAFGSGAGNAFFMPAQNAALRTIVEPQDLGTAMAANEGRQHVAGLLGAPLGGALYSVGRVLPIAFDAVSYLFMTFMLMTIRRRLPAPRPDGDKHEPMLRAIRTGLKWVVRQPAIRAMAASATLINFAAGGALLVLILNLQRRGVHASTIGLLETGIGIGGVLGAVAAPALLRRFKTGRLGIVAAWIITLAFAATAFLTRPVILIVLLAGAIFLVPAFNSGLFGYQVMITPDGMQGRAQSAIGFLANATTPLAPALGGILLAHAGARTALIIFSGIMALSAVMLTLSGPIRAIPLLSEAAAAQAG
- a CDS encoding RNA polymerase sigma factor; protein product: MSESSSPTDELAVLAERAAGGDKNAMDDLLRQVHPRVLRICRSVLPYSADAEDAAQEALLNIATKIHTYSGRSSFSTWVHSVAANSARSTYRKLKRTAQAAHNPEQMEKPDPRTTSVIAGTRLDLLEALETLERDRPQMVTPLVLRDVYGLSYEEIAAEVGAPLGTIKSRIHDAREVVRPLLRPKD
- a CDS encoding serine/threonine-protein kinase; this encodes MGVPSRLGRYVVRRRLGSGGFATVWLAYDEQLDAEVAVKVLADNWAHDDSVRRRFLEEGRFLRRVESEHVVQVHDVGELEDGRPFLVLTYADRGTLADRLKKEPLVLETAVGVIVQVGRGLQALHRRGLLHRDVKPANVLFRSTDEGDRAVLSDLGLGKSLDEVSRITMPGGTPSYVAPEQAMGDRLDQRADQYSLGAVAYAALTGRSPHQVDGLGAAGRVQAPPPPSSLGFAVPDRVDAAIVRALDPDREKRWPDVATFTRELVGALDETTQHFVTPVKTASAGVADVQTEPATADAETATVDPAGETTSLSDSNAPTVIKPTDDTAAALATPAAGAQASGTAGVGTADATGAEAVVGAGAGAETSTGTGIDGGVGTIAGTGTGAGSSAADRANVASAPVGLLGTQGTDPVGATAAPTKRRRRGRWVVAALLALILGGGAGFFAERYYEPRRVVPVTQGSFTAKVPKELAGFVVQGNWRPPGSPTDRPAFRVSRDDTWTAPGTSTRGLFVGVMPQATDPDKKLTGGAQYGCNSDNELTRSSINGYDAVDRISTGCPGGNMLLQRVATFPGGYSLLVQVQVSAADQARALAIANSISYAGDGNS